A window from Dissulfurirhabdus thermomarina encodes these proteins:
- the rplR gene encoding 50S ribosomal protein L18: protein MGKTNPKVLAREKRRRRIRKRVFGTVSRPRLAVFRSARHIYAQLIDDEAGRTLAAASSLSRELREGARPEGGKTAVAAEVGRMLARVAKEKGITRVAFDRGGFLYHGRVKALADGAREGGLEF, encoded by the coding sequence ATGGGAAAGACGAATCCAAAGGTATTGGCACGGGAGAAGCGCCGCCGCCGCATCCGCAAGCGCGTCTTCGGGACCGTGAGCCGGCCGCGGCTGGCGGTGTTCCGGAGCGCTCGGCATATCTATGCCCAGCTCATCGACGACGAGGCGGGGCGGACCCTCGCCGCCGCCTCCTCCTTGAGCCGCGAGCTCCGGGAGGGAGCCCGGCCCGAGGGCGGCAAGACCGCCGTGGCCGCCGAGGTGGGGCGCATGCTCGCCCGCGTGGCCAAGGAGAAGGGGATCACCCGGGTTGCCTTCGACCGGGGCGGTTTCCTCTACCACGGGCGGGTCAAGGCCCTGGCCGACGGGGCCAGGGAGGGCGGCCTGGAGTTTTGA
- the rplF gene encoding 50S ribosomal protein L6 codes for MSRIGKMPIPVPSGVKVTIEGRRITVAGPRGTLDRELHPMITVEQEGQELHVRRPNDTRQARALHGLTRALVNNMVVGVSEGFRKKLLVNGVGFKVEETGGGLRLHLGYSHPIDFPLPEGITAKVERQKEISVTLEGTDKELLGQTAARIRALRPPEPYKGKGVQYADETIIRKAGKAAGK; via the coding sequence ATGTCGCGTATCGGTAAGATGCCCATCCCGGTGCCGTCCGGGGTCAAGGTCACCATCGAGGGACGGCGGATCACGGTCGCCGGTCCCAGGGGGACCCTCGACCGGGAACTGCACCCGATGATCACCGTGGAGCAGGAAGGCCAGGAACTCCACGTACGGCGCCCCAACGACACCCGCCAGGCGCGGGCGCTCCACGGGCTGACCCGGGCGCTGGTCAACAACATGGTGGTGGGGGTGAGCGAGGGGTTCCGCAAGAAGCTGCTCGTCAACGGCGTCGGGTTCAAGGTCGAGGAGACCGGCGGCGGCTTGCGGCTTCACCTGGGCTATTCCCATCCCATCGATTTCCCGCTTCCCGAGGGGATCACGGCCAAGGTGGAGCGCCAGAAGGAGATCTCGGTGACCCTGGAGGGCACCGACAAGGAACTGCTCGGCCAGACCGCCGCGCGCATCCGCGCCCTGCGGCCGCCCGAACCCTACAAGGGCAAGGGGGTCCAGTACGCCGACGAGACCATCATCCGCAAGGCCGGAAAGGCCGCCGGGAAATAG
- the rpsH gene encoding 30S ribosomal protein S8: MSMTDPIADMLTRIRNAAGSRHDRVDIPASGTKIELARLMKELGYIANYKVIKDNKQGVLRVYLKYAGGRSVIHGLKRLSTPGRRLYCGKDELPRINHGLGVAIVSTSKGMLTDAQARREGVGGEVMCAIW, from the coding sequence ATGTCAATGACGGACCCCATTGCGGACATGCTCACCCGCATCCGGAACGCCGCGGGCAGCCGGCACGATCGGGTCGACATCCCCGCTTCCGGCACCAAGATCGAGCTGGCGCGCCTGATGAAGGAACTCGGCTATATCGCCAACTACAAGGTCATCAAGGACAACAAGCAGGGCGTCCTGCGTGTCTATCTCAAGTACGCCGGGGGTCGGAGCGTCATCCACGGCCTCAAGCGGCTCAGCACGCCCGGCCGCCGCCTCTATTGCGGCAAGGACGAGCTGCCGCGGATCAACCACGGGCTCGGTGTCGCCATCGTCTCGACCTCCAAGGGGATGTTGACGGATGCCCAGGCCCGGCGGGAAGGGGTCGGCGGCGAGGTGATGTGCGCCATCTGGTAG
- a CDS encoding type Z 30S ribosomal protein S14, whose amino-acid sequence MARKALINKAKREPKFRVRKHNRCPVCGRPRAFIRKFGLCRICFRTMASRGLIPGVTKASW is encoded by the coding sequence GTGGCTCGCAAGGCGCTCATCAACAAGGCGAAGAGAGAACCGAAGTTCCGGGTCCGGAAACACAACCGGTGCCCGGTGTGCGGGCGGCCCCGTGCCTTTATCCGGAAGTTCGGCCTGTGCCGGATCTGTTTTCGCACCATGGCCTCGCGCGGGCTCATCCCCGGCGTGACCAAGGCCAGCTGGTAA